In one window of Bacillus horti DNA:
- a CDS encoding aminopeptidase, giving the protein MHEFNQVVHNLMKNNFSLSKEISVLILTDDSTAPIGERFNQAMLQDGWKTEFLVMEDRSKSGEEPPEEVATQMRQYQLVFCLTKHSLTHTVARKEANNKGISVITMPGITEDMFLQGAMSADYRRVEEETLSVTEKLTQANKITIYTGDKEKLTVPLTGRSGVPSTGVFREQGASGNLPSGEAYIAPVEGQAEGTIEINGSIAGIGLVDAPIILTVTEGRLVSATGDNGGRLLELLGDGDGRLLGELGIGTNHAARITGNILEDEKAYDTIHVAFGSNHTFGGVIKTNVHIDCVTKGPRLVWE; this is encoded by the coding sequence ATGCATGAATTTAACCAAGTGGTCCATAACCTTATGAAAAACAATTTTTCCTTGAGTAAGGAGATATCTGTTTTGATCCTTACAGATGATAGTACGGCTCCTATTGGAGAGAGGTTTAACCAGGCCATGCTACAGGATGGCTGGAAGACCGAATTTCTAGTGATGGAGGATAGAAGTAAGTCAGGGGAGGAACCGCCAGAAGAGGTTGCCACGCAGATGCGACAATATCAGCTGGTTTTTTGTTTGACCAAGCATTCCTTGACCCATACTGTTGCCCGTAAGGAAGCGAACAATAAAGGAATCAGTGTCATTACGATGCCGGGTATTACAGAGGATATGTTTTTACAGGGAGCGATGAGCGCTGATTACCGCCGGGTAGAGGAAGAGACTTTGAGTGTCACGGAAAAATTGACACAAGCAAACAAAATTACGATTTATACAGGTGACAAAGAGAAGCTGACCGTTCCCCTTACAGGCCGGTCAGGGGTACCAAGTACAGGTGTTTTTCGAGAGCAAGGGGCTTCAGGAAATCTACCTTCTGGAGAAGCATACATTGCTCCTGTTGAGGGACAAGCCGAGGGTACCATTGAAATTAATGGTTCGATAGCTGGAATTGGCTTGGTGGATGCACCGATTATTTTAACAGTTACTGAGGGCAGACTTGTAAGTGCGACGGGAGACAATGGGGGTCGTCTTCTTGAACTTTTAGGTGATGGTGACGGGAGACTCCTTGGAGAGCTAGGAATCGGGACGAATCATGCCGCTCGAATAACAGGTAATATTTTAGAGGATGAGAAGGCTTATGATACGATTCATGTAGCTTTTGGCTCTAATCATACTTTTGGCGGAGTTATTAAGACAAATGTCCATATTGATTGTGTGACAAAGGGACCTAGGCTAGTGTGGGAGTAA
- a CDS encoding OPT/YSL family transporter, with protein MQKKTFDITFIIFSAFIAIFGSIIGMQLITSLGITPNTSIIGALIAIIVARIPLEMFRRYRSLESQNLIQTTISAATFGAANSLMIPIGLPFVLGMPELITPMLIGAGLALLVDVFILYKVFDSRIFGAQETWPPGVATAEALKAGDQGGSKAKFLGLGILGGAVGAHFGVAMSAFGVAFIGNIWALSMFGVGLLLRGYSDPIFGIDIDAYYIPHGMMIGAGLVALLQFVLTLIKSRKQSRQEVNQEENNEKDRVDIQYTRSNKDVKRGFGVGYALYFGIAILLAIMGGLITEMPLWQLAVFVLFAAFATLATEVIVGIAAMHSGWFPAFAVTLIVLIVGMLIGFPPAALALLTGFTAATGPAFADMGYDFKTGHILRRGVSTAQELFGRRQQLKSGLIGFGVAIAMVTLFAQSFFEQDLVPPVNTVYAATIESGLTGNVGMLLLLWAIPGAIIQFIGGSKRQMGILFATGLLILNPIAGWAVLTGILIRIIILKIKGPAAEGAMYTTAAGFIAGDALYSFFSSLWKAR; from the coding sequence ATTATCGTGGCTCGAATTCCGTTAGAAATGTTCAGAAGGTATAGATCGCTAGAGAGTCAGAATCTGATTCAAACTACGATTTCAGCAGCTACCTTTGGAGCAGCTAATAGCTTAATGATCCCAATAGGCTTACCGTTTGTACTTGGGATGCCAGAATTAATTACACCTATGCTGATCGGAGCGGGATTAGCTCTACTAGTTGATGTATTTATTCTTTATAAGGTTTTTGATTCAAGAATTTTTGGAGCCCAAGAAACTTGGCCGCCAGGTGTTGCCACAGCTGAAGCTTTAAAGGCAGGGGATCAAGGGGGTTCAAAGGCTAAGTTTCTAGGACTAGGTATTCTAGGAGGAGCTGTAGGAGCTCATTTTGGTGTAGCAATGTCAGCCTTTGGTGTGGCTTTTATCGGAAATATTTGGGCACTATCTATGTTTGGAGTTGGGTTATTGCTTCGTGGGTATTCTGATCCTATTTTCGGGATTGATATCGATGCGTATTATATTCCCCATGGGATGATGATTGGAGCTGGCTTAGTTGCTCTTCTACAGTTTGTCCTAACGTTAATTAAATCAAGAAAACAATCTAGGCAAGAAGTAAATCAAGAAGAAAATAATGAAAAAGATCGAGTGGACATTCAGTATACCCGTTCAAATAAGGATGTAAAAAGAGGCTTTGGTGTTGGCTACGCTCTTTATTTCGGGATTGCTATTCTTCTCGCTATTATGGGTGGCTTAATCACAGAAATGCCTTTATGGCAGCTAGCGGTGTTTGTTCTCTTTGCTGCCTTTGCTACGTTGGCTACAGAGGTCATCGTCGGAATTGCAGCTATGCACTCAGGGTGGTTTCCGGCTTTTGCTGTTACCCTGATCGTATTAATTGTGGGGATGCTCATCGGTTTTCCACCAGCAGCTCTCGCCTTGCTGACAGGATTTACTGCTGCAACTGGACCTGCCTTTGCTGATATGGGCTATGACTTTAAGACGGGACACATCCTTAGACGAGGAGTGAGCACAGCTCAAGAATTATTTGGACGTAGACAGCAATTAAAGAGTGGTTTGATCGGTTTCGGTGTAGCGATTGCTATGGTTACGCTATTTGCTCAATCCTTTTTCGAGCAGGATCTTGTTCCTCCTGTGAACACGGTGTATGCCGCAACGATTGAATCAGGCTTAACGGGGAATGTGGGTATGCTATTACTTTTATGGGCTATACCAGGGGCTATTATTCAGTTTATCGGAGGATCAAAGCGACAAATGGGTATCTTGTTTGCTACTGGTTTGTTAATTCTAAATCCGATTGCTGGCTGGGCAGTTCTTACTGGAATTCTCATTCGAATCATTATCCTGAAAATAAAAGGACCTGCCGCAGAAGGTGCAATGTATACAACAGCAGCTGGTTTTATTGCAGGAGATGCGTTATATAGCTTCTTCTCCTCGCTTTGGAAAGCAAGATAA
- a CDS encoding DUF1177 domain-containing protein: MSLKYTMDVLELLDDPQINGEAVIQLFANVQNCEASFETVEGQQGSTDFIKILIKGSNGKSNGGNAPSLGIVGRLGGLGARPSRIGFVSDGDGAAAAVAIALKLAAMNQKGDVLSGDVYVTTHICPNAPTVPHEPVEFMGSPVDILTMNRYEVIPEMDAVLSIDTTKGNRVFNHRGFAISPTVKEGYILKFSADLVRIMEMTTGDAPVTFAVTTQDITPYGNDVFHINSILQPAVATDAPVVGVAITANSAVPGSGTGASHEVDIAEAVRFCIEVAKEFTNQKISFYDAPEFERLEKLYGSMKHLQTLGND; the protein is encoded by the coding sequence ATGTCTTTAAAATACACCATGGACGTCTTAGAGCTACTTGATGATCCGCAGATTAATGGTGAGGCCGTTATTCAATTATTTGCTAACGTGCAGAATTGCGAGGCTTCTTTTGAAACGGTCGAAGGTCAGCAAGGCTCTACAGACTTCATTAAGATTTTAATCAAAGGGTCAAACGGGAAAAGTAATGGAGGAAACGCTCCATCACTTGGGATTGTAGGAAGATTAGGTGGATTGGGAGCTAGACCAAGTCGTATTGGCTTTGTGTCCGATGGGGATGGTGCTGCGGCAGCGGTTGCCATAGCTCTGAAGTTGGCTGCTATGAACCAAAAGGGAGACGTGCTTTCTGGAGATGTGTATGTAACCACTCATATTTGTCCCAACGCTCCTACCGTTCCACATGAGCCTGTGGAATTTATGGGCTCTCCAGTAGATATTCTGACGATGAATCGCTATGAAGTGATTCCTGAAATGGATGCAGTCCTTTCTATTGATACCACAAAAGGAAACAGAGTGTTTAATCACAGAGGATTTGCTATTTCACCTACAGTTAAAGAAGGATACATTCTTAAATTTAGTGCTGACTTGGTCCGGATTATGGAAATGACAACAGGAGACGCTCCTGTGACATTTGCTGTGACTACACAGGATATTACTCCATATGGGAATGATGTGTTTCATATCAACAGTATTCTCCAGCCAGCGGTAGCCACAGACGCCCCCGTTGTCGGAGTTGCTATTACAGCGAATTCTGCCGTTCCGGGGAGTGGGACGGGTGCCAGCCATGAAGTAGACATTGCTGAAGCCGTAAGGTTTTGTATAGAAGTAGCGAAGGAATTTACTAATCAAAAGATTAGCTTTTATGATGCGCCAGAATTTGAACGATTAGAAAAGCTATATGGCTCAATGAAGCATTTACAGACACTGGGGAATGATTAA
- a CDS encoding nitroreductase family protein, protein MSQDLLQMMNEIVNIRSYQDKAIPEKVLKSMYQAFGMGPTSISTQARELLVIEGQEGCKQVVAATLDPYLTKESFGAQSWLVQAPFIGVVLLEKRRAQARIGEAGIAIALQEAEAAIQNFRLLARSEGLATASVREFDAATLQLNLQLPWYMLPIAILTAGYSDQVIDIPPRFSLEELVSKGEWK, encoded by the coding sequence ATGTCTCAGGACCTGCTACAAATGATGAATGAAATTGTCAATATACGAAGCTATCAGGATAAGGCTATTCCAGAAAAGGTGCTAAAATCGATGTATCAAGCTTTTGGTATGGGACCGACTTCAATAAGTACCCAAGCGCGTGAATTACTTGTGATTGAAGGACAAGAAGGGTGTAAGCAGGTGGTCGCGGCAACGTTAGATCCTTATCTGACCAAAGAAAGCTTTGGAGCTCAGTCATGGTTAGTACAGGCACCTTTTATAGGTGTTGTTTTGCTCGAAAAAAGAAGGGCACAAGCGCGAATTGGAGAGGCTGGAATTGCCATTGCTTTACAGGAAGCGGAGGCAGCTATCCAGAATTTTCGCTTGCTGGCTCGGTCTGAGGGGCTTGCTACAGCTAGTGTTCGTGAATTTGATGCTGCTACACTGCAACTAAACCTTCAACTACCGTGGTATATGCTGCCAATCGCCATTCTTACAGCTGGATACAGTGATCAAGTCATAGATATTCCCCCACGTTTTTCGCTTGAAGAGCTTGTCAGTAAGGGGGAATGGAAATGA
- a CDS encoding YheC/YheD family protein encodes MPSKWKLHQLYSKHSSLRKHLPPTSLLTKKSLSQYLNKYQAVYIKGKNQHTGLGMIKAWKTENDYRFVKVQGKPLIEKSINNLYHKVTDGRPIQSILVQKAIDLASINGRPFSIRLMLMRDGKREWQYAGMLAKVSGEDSIVTNVRRGGGYATTVDDALAKSLGYSSDQIKRKNEEIIRIGFEIIRHATDTGYRSHETGIDLGIDNNGKVWIIEVNLSYPSHALFNRLQDKTFYRKIKSLAAEYQET; translated from the coding sequence ATGCCCTCTAAGTGGAAGCTTCATCAGTTATATTCCAAACACTCCAGCCTCCGCAAACATTTGCCTCCGACATCCCTTTTAACTAAGAAGTCTCTTTCGCAATACTTAAATAAATATCAAGCTGTGTACATCAAAGGGAAGAACCAACACACGGGGTTAGGAATGATTAAGGCATGGAAAACTGAAAATGATTATCGTTTCGTCAAAGTACAGGGTAAACCGTTAATTGAAAAATCAATCAACAATTTATATCACAAAGTCACGGATGGACGACCCATTCAGTCAATCCTTGTCCAAAAAGCAATTGATCTAGCGAGTATTAATGGAAGACCTTTCTCAATTCGCCTTATGTTGATGCGAGACGGTAAAAGAGAATGGCAATACGCAGGAATGTTGGCGAAAGTATCTGGAGAAGATAGTATCGTCACCAATGTTCGGCGCGGTGGAGGCTATGCCACGACCGTGGATGATGCTTTGGCAAAATCCTTAGGCTACAGTAGTGATCAAATCAAGAGAAAAAACGAGGAAATAATCCGCATTGGTTTTGAAATTATTCGTCATGCAACTGATACTGGCTATCGATCTCATGAGACTGGAATTGATTTGGGTATCGATAATAACGGAAAAGTATGGATAATAGAAGTGAACCTTTCTTACCCTTCACACGCATTGTTTAATCGACTCCAGGATAAAACATTCTACCGTAAGATCAAAAGCTTGGCTGCCGAATATCAGGAAACATAG
- a CDS encoding AroM family protein produces MARIGVLTIGQSPRLDVTPAIQQIVGNEVTIIERGGLDRITPETLHLISPEGADTTYISKLRNGQAVKIGKTKLLPLLQEELTALENEVDIVLMLCTGDFPTLKTRKPILYPDRILTHTLRSILPEGEKIGLIIPLEEQREALSVKWDQSGFELEIEVASPYEESDPYAAGASLKKRGVSLIVLDCMGYQAEHKMKAKQGSGLPVILSSSLVARLAQEYVT; encoded by the coding sequence ATGGCGAGAATTGGAGTTTTAACGATAGGACAGTCTCCTCGTCTTGATGTTACACCAGCGATTCAGCAAATCGTTGGGAATGAGGTTACTATCATTGAAAGAGGTGGGCTAGATCGGATTACACCTGAAACCCTTCATCTAATCTCACCGGAAGGAGCGGATACAACGTATATTTCCAAGCTCCGGAATGGACAAGCCGTAAAGATTGGCAAAACCAAGCTTCTTCCGCTTCTTCAAGAAGAGCTTACAGCTCTAGAGAATGAGGTAGATATCGTGCTCATGCTTTGCACAGGAGATTTTCCAACGCTTAAAACAAGGAAGCCTATTTTATATCCAGATAGAATCTTAACACATACCCTAAGGTCTATTCTTCCCGAAGGTGAAAAAATAGGTCTTATCATTCCCTTGGAAGAGCAAAGAGAAGCGTTAAGTGTGAAATGGGATCAATCGGGATTTGAATTAGAGATAGAAGTAGCATCTCCGTATGAAGAAAGTGATCCTTATGCTGCCGGAGCAAGCTTAAAGAAAAGAGGAGTATCGTTAATCGTATTGGATTGCATGGGCTATCAGGCTGAGCACAAAATGAAAGCAAAGCAAGGGAGCGGTTTGCCTGTTATCCTTTCAAGTAGCCTAGTAGCCAGGCTTGCACAGGAATATGTAACCTAA
- a CDS encoding nitroreductase family protein: MSDPVLPKQTGPIYERVSCRSFENREIPEAIVHEIITAGTYAPASGNMQPWEFIIVDEIETKKQVAEQTFAGFYSKGAKSQQWVKDAGIIIIACVNYKRTIARYGELGYAWAPIDTTSAVQNMILAATERGIASCWVGGFKEEGIRELMHVPSYVKPIGLIPMEYPAIKTEQKQKLGAKWVTHKNTYNIPYFN, from the coding sequence ATGAGTGATCCGGTACTACCGAAACAAACAGGACCGATTTATGAACGTGTGAGTTGCCGTTCTTTTGAGAATAGAGAAATTCCCGAAGCTATCGTCCATGAGATCATAACGGCCGGAACTTATGCTCCTGCCAGTGGGAATATGCAGCCTTGGGAATTTATCATTGTCGATGAAATTGAAACAAAGAAACAAGTCGCTGAACAAACCTTTGCAGGCTTCTACTCTAAGGGAGCTAAGTCTCAGCAATGGGTTAAGGATGCTGGAATCATTATCATAGCCTGTGTAAATTACAAACGAACAATCGCTAGATACGGGGAATTGGGATACGCCTGGGCTCCTATAGATACAACATCTGCTGTACAAAATATGATTTTAGCAGCAACGGAAAGAGGAATTGCTAGCTGTTGGGTAGGTGGGTTTAAGGAAGAGGGAATTCGTGAGCTTATGCATGTGCCCTCTTATGTGAAACCAATAGGCCTTATCCCAATGGAATATCCGGCCATAAAAACAGAGCAGAAACAGAAGCTTGGAGCTAAATGGGTTACTCATAAAAATACGTATAATATCCCTTACTTTAATTAG
- the erm gene encoding 23S ribosomal RNA methyltransferase Erm, giving the protein MRKQNKGHRKVRKNKAGPNFSGQHLMHNKQIIQDIVALGNVSLGDTVVEIGAGKGALTFPLAEKAGKVIAIENDRAFTALLRTKLQDMSNVQIVERDFLESFLPQKSYKVVANIPYAITTPIMNKLLSGPTDALKQAVLMIEEGAAKRFTGQPITNPYILAWRMWFDIHLVQVVPRRHFSPPPKVDSAIILIRRKEQTIPKGEYYRFLGLAQWALKHPQNPIYVALQDLFTPPQLKRLMRSASCDRSKAISSLTLHQWSIVFQTMKEHVQPVRWPKGKKGRI; this is encoded by the coding sequence ATGAGAAAACAAAATAAAGGACACAGAAAAGTACGTAAGAACAAAGCTGGACCCAATTTTTCTGGCCAGCATCTCATGCATAACAAACAGATCATTCAGGATATAGTTGCGCTTGGTAATGTAAGCTTGGGTGATACTGTTGTAGAAATTGGAGCAGGTAAAGGAGCATTGACTTTTCCACTAGCTGAAAAAGCTGGGAAGGTCATTGCTATCGAAAATGATCGAGCCTTTACAGCATTACTGAGAACTAAGCTTCAGGATATGTCTAATGTCCAAATAGTTGAACGCGACTTCCTAGAATCTTTTCTGCCACAAAAGAGCTATAAAGTAGTAGCCAATATTCCTTATGCTATAACAACACCAATCATGAATAAGCTTCTTTCAGGTCCTACTGATGCTTTAAAGCAAGCTGTGTTAATGATAGAAGAAGGGGCTGCAAAGCGATTTACAGGACAGCCGATCACTAATCCTTATATTTTAGCCTGGAGGATGTGGTTTGATATTCACTTGGTTCAAGTTGTTCCTAGGAGACATTTTTCACCACCACCAAAGGTTGATTCTGCTATTATTTTGATAAGGAGAAAGGAACAAACAATACCAAAAGGAGAGTATTATAGATTTCTAGGTCTTGCTCAGTGGGCTTTAAAACATCCTCAGAACCCTATTTATGTGGCCTTGCAGGATTTATTTACGCCCCCACAGTTGAAGAGGTTAATGAGAAGTGCTAGTTGTGATAGAAGCAAAGCGATTAGTAGCTTAACCCTACATCAGTGGTCTATTGTGTTTCAGACTATGAAGGAGCATGTTCAACCGGTTCGCTGGCCTAAAGGAAAAAAGGGTAGAATTTAA
- the cydC gene encoding thiol reductant ABC exporter subunit CydC — MKDIFTITKLMLKEKKDVLLSLLFGFLAGIAAVGLFANSGYLISRAALAPPIYVLTVSIALLKLFSVTRAVARYAERYYSHQATFTILSNLRVFFYKKLEALAPGLFHKYRSGDLLSRIVGDVESLQHFFLRVYYPPIVMVMVFLSTIYFVSFFSLAVAGIFIVGLILTGFILPLWFALRQKRIESTVRQQRAILSTETTEFFYGFRELKIHQKLTHKNEQLLHSSAEYVVAQEQMAKRNLMSQFTNQFLALLVSWLVLAFGAYLVTQGELDGLFLAMLVMIALTVFENVYPMAIFPSHYEDSRYASNRLFSITNDKELNTEGVSSNEKQKNREQLLQLQNNNSISGKGASISMEQVSFTFPSQKRKALKDISLRFEPGTKTAIVGPSGSGKSTILQLLLKAYPTHSGRILLNGTHVEEIEQESIWDNTNVVLQHNHFFFGTIRDNLALAKDDLTDEEMLQVLKQVKLEYFTLSHEVLEKGENLSGGEKQRLAIARVLLRKAHLWLLDEPTSSIDVLTEKHIYQQIFQAAKQSTLLLVSHRLTGLEAMDQIIVMESGTIVEAGTFDELMERKGYFFEMKQIEKDVLL; from the coding sequence ATGAAGGACATTTTCACGATAACAAAACTGATGCTGAAAGAAAAAAAAGATGTGCTTCTATCCCTTCTATTCGGATTTCTAGCAGGTATAGCAGCTGTTGGTCTATTTGCTAATAGTGGCTACCTCATTTCCAGAGCAGCTCTTGCTCCTCCCATTTATGTGTTAACAGTAAGCATAGCTCTGCTCAAGCTTTTTAGTGTAACACGAGCAGTAGCCAGATATGCCGAGAGATACTACTCTCATCAGGCAACCTTTACTATTCTAAGTAACCTACGTGTGTTTTTTTATAAAAAGCTAGAAGCACTTGCACCTGGTTTATTCCACAAATATCGTAGTGGTGATCTTCTATCACGCATCGTCGGAGACGTTGAGAGCCTGCAGCATTTCTTTTTACGCGTCTATTATCCACCAATCGTGATGGTTATGGTATTCCTGTCAACTATCTACTTCGTCAGCTTTTTTTCGCTAGCAGTAGCAGGAATATTCATCGTTGGACTTATTCTGACTGGCTTTATTTTACCGCTTTGGTTTGCACTACGACAAAAAAGAATTGAAAGCACTGTGCGGCAGCAACGGGCTATATTATCGACGGAGACTACCGAGTTCTTTTATGGCTTTCGAGAGCTAAAAATCCATCAAAAACTAACACACAAAAACGAGCAGCTACTTCATTCCTCTGCTGAGTATGTCGTGGCTCAAGAACAAATGGCCAAAAGAAATCTCATGAGCCAGTTTACAAATCAATTTCTAGCTCTACTCGTTTCATGGCTTGTCCTAGCATTTGGAGCTTATCTAGTGACGCAGGGGGAGCTAGATGGACTTTTCCTAGCCATGCTTGTGATGATTGCCCTTACTGTTTTTGAAAATGTCTATCCCATGGCTATCTTCCCAAGCCATTATGAGGATAGTCGGTATGCCTCAAATAGGTTATTTTCTATAACAAATGACAAAGAATTAAATACTGAGGGTGTAAGCTCAAACGAGAAGCAAAAGAATCGAGAACAACTACTCCAGCTACAAAATAATAACTCAATCTCAGGCAAAGGAGCTTCCATATCTATGGAGCAAGTAAGCTTTACCTTTCCTTCTCAGAAGCGTAAGGCTTTAAAGGACATCTCTTTACGTTTTGAGCCAGGCACAAAAACGGCTATTGTAGGACCAAGCGGATCAGGGAAGTCCACTATACTTCAGCTTTTATTGAAGGCTTACCCTACTCATTCTGGTCGCATATTATTGAATGGAACCCATGTAGAAGAAATTGAACAGGAAAGCATATGGGATAACACAAATGTTGTTCTTCAACATAATCACTTCTTCTTCGGAACCATTCGTGATAACCTTGCTTTAGCTAAGGACGATTTAACGGATGAAGAGATGCTACAGGTGCTTAAGCAGGTCAAACTTGAGTATTTTACTTTGTCACATGAAGTGCTTGAAAAAGGAGAAAATTTATCTGGTGGAGAGAAGCAAAGATTAGCTATTGCACGGGTTCTGTTGAGAAAAGCACACCTGTGGCTACTGGATGAGCCTACCTCTTCTATTGATGTACTAACGGAGAAGCATATTTATCAGCAAATCTTTCAAGCTGCCAAGCAGTCTACCCTATTGCTTGTTAGCCATCGTCTTACTGGATTAGAAGCTATGGATCAAATCATAGTGATGGAGAGTGGAACAATTGTTGAGGCAGGAACGTTTGATGAGCTTATGGAGCGCAAAGGATATTTCTTTGAAATGAAGCAGATTGAAAAGGATGTATTACTGTAG
- a CDS encoding DUF917 family protein, protein MATRTLTKEDAEKAVYGGCILGGGGGGWIYDGLEKTEEVFKLGNPTLASVDEFQDQDYVVCVSLVGAPSAKNMHVDTKQLIDTVKRMQKEFPHPIKALMTNENGASTTINGWLQSVATGLPFLDAPCNGRAHPTGSMGSLNLSEVPGYKSLQTFAGGKGEQQVEGAISASLDLSSSAVRAVSVQAGGMVGVCRNPVDISYIKKNAALGGITQAIELGQVFLAEPQGYGRIEAASAFLGGKIVQSGRVDHFELKESGGFDVGLVQIGQLELTVWNEYMTAEQDGQRLGTFPDLIMTFNTQTGAPVVSAEIKAGMDITVIIVPQENIKLSSTMFNHKLLKAIEPVIQRKIVGKE, encoded by the coding sequence TTGGCAACTAGAACATTAACTAAAGAAGATGCAGAAAAAGCGGTATATGGTGGATGTATTTTAGGCGGAGGAGGTGGAGGCTGGATCTATGATGGCTTGGAAAAGACAGAAGAAGTGTTCAAGCTAGGAAATCCGACTTTAGCCTCTGTCGATGAATTTCAGGATCAGGATTACGTGGTATGTGTATCTTTGGTAGGCGCTCCATCCGCCAAAAATATGCATGTAGACACTAAGCAGCTAATTGACACGGTAAAGCGGATGCAAAAAGAATTTCCTCATCCTATTAAAGCGCTGATGACGAATGAGAATGGAGCATCTACAACCATAAATGGTTGGCTGCAATCTGTAGCAACAGGCTTGCCTTTTCTAGACGCTCCTTGTAACGGTCGAGCTCACCCAACAGGATCAATGGGGTCCCTTAACCTTTCTGAGGTGCCTGGATATAAGTCATTGCAGACATTTGCAGGCGGGAAGGGAGAACAGCAGGTAGAGGGCGCAATTTCTGCATCACTAGACCTTTCTTCCAGTGCTGTGAGAGCTGTTTCGGTACAAGCTGGTGGGATGGTTGGTGTATGTCGGAACCCAGTGGATATAAGCTACATTAAAAAGAATGCTGCGTTAGGTGGGATTACACAAGCTATTGAATTAGGACAGGTATTTTTAGCTGAGCCACAGGGCTACGGTAGAATTGAAGCTGCTTCAGCCTTCCTAGGTGGGAAGATTGTTCAATCTGGTCGGGTTGACCATTTTGAACTAAAGGAATCTGGGGGCTTTGATGTTGGACTGGTCCAAATAGGTCAATTAGAGTTGACCGTTTGGAATGAATACATGACAGCAGAGCAGGATGGTCAAAGACTTGGAACCTTCCCAGATTTAATCATGACCTTTAATACACAGACGGGAGCTCCTGTTGTAAGTGCAGAAATCAAAGCAGGAATGGACATTACGGTCATCATTGTGCCACAGGAGAATATAAAGCTAAGCTCCACTATGTTTAATCATAAGCTTTTAAAAGCGATTGAACCGGTGATTCAACGTAAAATAGTAGGGAAGGAATGA